GATCGACTTCCGGCGCGACAAGGATGCGATTCCCGGCCGCATCGACTCGATCGAATACGATCCGAACCGCTCCGCACGCATCGCGTTGCTCGTGTATGCGGACGGCGAGAAGCGCTACATCGTCGCGCCCGAAGGGACCAAGGCCGGCGACACCATCACCTCGGGCCCCGAGTCCGACATCAAGCCGGGCAACACGCTTCCGCTCGAGCGCATCCCCGTGGGCACCACGGTCCATTCGATCGAGCTCAAGCCTGGCGCCGGCGGCAAGATCGCGCGCAGCGCCGGCTGCGGCGCCCAGCTCGTCGCCAAGGAAGGCGACTACGCGCTCCTGCGCCTGCCTTCGGGCGAGCTGCGCAACGTGCGCAAGACCTGCCGCGCCACCGTCGGCCAGGTCGGCAACGCGCAGCACGAGAACATCTCGATCGGCAAGGCGGGCCGCGCGCGCTGGAAGGGCAAACGCCCGCAGACGCGCGGGATCGCCATGAACCCCGTCGACCATCCGCATGGCGGCGGCGAAGGCCGCGCCAAGGGCAATCATCCGCAGACGCCGTGGGGCAAGCCGACCAAGGGCGCCCGGACGCGCAGCAACGCACGCACCGACAAGTTCATCGTGGCGCGGCGCAAGAAGAAGTAGCCGGAGGAACCGCAGTGCCGAGGTCCATCAAGAAAGGTCCGTTCGTGGATGCCTTCCTTCTCAAGAAGGTGTCCAGCCAGAGCGTCGACGACCGGCGTCCGATCAAGACCTGGTCGCGGCGCTCGACCGTCGTGCCCGAGTTCATCGGCTACACGCTGTCGGTGCACAACGGCCGCCGTTTCCTGCCCATCTACGTCACCGAGAACATGGTGGGCCACAAGCTCGGCGAGTTCGCTCCGACGCGCACGTTCCAGGCGCACTCGGGCGCGCGCAAGACCGAAGTGAAGAAGTAGGGCGCGTCATGGAGACCAAGGCCATCGCTCGCTACCAGCAGATCTCTCCGCAGAAGTGCCGCCTGGTCGCCGACCTGGTGCGCGGCTGCGACGTCGAGAAGGCGCTGTCGATCCTGGAGTTCACGCAGAAGAAGGCGGCTCGCCTGGTCGAGAAGACCGTGCGCAGCGCCGTCGCCAACGCCGAGAACAACGACAACGCCGACG
This window of the Candidatus Limnocylindrales bacterium genome carries:
- the rplB gene encoding 50S ribosomal protein L2, with the protein product MAVKIFKPSSPGRRFQTGFDFEEITRTEPEKSLLGPIKKSGGRNARGRITSRHRGGGHKRRYRLIDFRRDKDAIPGRIDSIEYDPNRSARIALLVYADGEKRYIVAPEGTKAGDTITSGPESDIKPGNTLPLERIPVGTTVHSIELKPGAGGKIARSAGCGAQLVAKEGDYALLRLPSGELRNVRKTCRATVGQVGNAQHENISIGKAGRARWKGKRPQTRGIAMNPVDHPHGGGEGRAKGNHPQTPWGKPTKGARTRSNARTDKFIVARRKKK
- the rplV gene encoding 50S ribosomal protein L22 — its product is METKAIARYQQISPQKCRLVADLVRGCDVEKALSILEFTQKKAARLVEKTVRSAVANAENNDNADVDKLYIKTIMVDPGPHAGRFRPRAQGRATAIRKRTSHITVVVDSREKKARG
- the rpsS gene encoding 30S ribosomal protein S19, which gives rise to MPRSIKKGPFVDAFLLKKVSSQSVDDRRPIKTWSRRSTVVPEFIGYTLSVHNGRRFLPIYVTENMVGHKLGEFAPTRTFQAHSGARKTEVKK